CAGAGGCTGCACTTAATAAATATCAGCAGGAGTCCACCCGGGGCTTATGTTGGATAATCAGATCGTCATAATTTTGGacacgtgtctgtgtgtgtgcatgtatttcTTTTAGAGGCACAAGTGTATAGTTTCCTACTAAGAAGATTGTTCTTCTACATTTGCTActgcaaatacaaataatgttAATGGCTAATGTTACTGTGGTATAGCAACCAGCTAACCACCAGCTAACATAGAGAGTGGTGATgattattaatctgtttttattgttttcggTGGGAGAGATTCCCACATGAATACTGTAAGCCTACCTGCATTATGTGTCACTGCTGAGGGCTTTGTATGCGCTTTTATTGTATTCTATTAATATCAATGAAATTACATAGTTGTGTTTACCCTGATATATTGGTAAGGACAAATAATGTTTTTCCCAGGGTGGGTTTTACCCCTGTGTATCTGCAAAATGTTCATTACTTTTCTCTCGACCTTAACATAACAAAAGCTGAACAATATGAAATTTAGGGAATTAAAATTACTTTTTACACGTTATGATCTTTAAGGTAACAACTTCAAATTTGACTCAACTACCACCTCCCCATCCTGCTCATCCTTTCCTTTATTGCACTCTGtgaacatgacatcatcacgtcACCTGTTGCTCTTGTGTGTCAGTTTCTCTTCTACATTAACTTCATATGAACATAAATCACAGGATATAAAACTGGTCTCATACCCCTCCTCTGGGTTGGTCTCAGCCATTGGTCCGCCCTCCACAAAGGTTCCCATTCGACTCTTCGACCGCTCCAGGTTGAGCTGACTCTGAGTTCCTGCCAAGAGCAAAGATAGAGAGCagataaacacactgcagcattcATTCCAACATGACATGTTCAACCAGTCTGAAGATCTGAGAGCTGTAATCAGACGATGTATTACGATTTATAATTACAGTACGTCACTGTATGCTGCTAATGTAGAGTTCATTTTGGCCTTGATTTTTCCGTGCACTGacatatgtatataaatgtcCACAATGTATCTCATGTTTATAACCCTCTGTCAGATTGCCTCAGTTcagtgtctcttgtttttttctccataaagGAGTTACGAAAAGAAGGAGCCGTGGCTTTTTTTGGTTGCTGTTCAGCTGAATCCCATGAGGCAGTAGAGAGATGACTGATGCTCTGCAATAACCACCTAGACACAACACCTCTCTCCCTGGTGTTAACTATTAGCTCTCCAGTGTGCACACTGGTGTCAGATTTGTCATCAACAGATAACAGACATGATGGCTCACCGCTGAACACAGTATCTGATGTTACATGATAGCTACACGCTTGGCTGCCACTCTGTTGAAGCATTAAGAAAAAGGCAGGCTCGCgcacgcgcatgcacacacacacacacacacacacacacacacacacacacacacacacacacacacactcgctcaccTTCCCTTCTTATCGTCTCTATGGGCTGATCAGGAGCCGGATTGGCTGGTGTTGGGTGCACTCTGAAGTTTCCTGGGAAAATGTTTATATTAATCACAGGATGACATCATGTGctgaaacaatttttttttttaaagtgaagttaaactggcaatagacatCTTTTAACTTATAATTTTGAAGTAAATGCTGagtgcacagtgtaatggctgtatCAGAATGACACCATCCGCCACCATATAGatccaaaacaggaagaggcactGCTTTCCCCGGTCACTGTCCTGAGGTGACGGTGGAATAACTAGAATAATTGTGAAAGCTGtacattctaaaaaaaaaacaaaaaaaaaaaaccctgctgatggaggaggttAAGAAGGTGACTACCAGGACTCGAAATGGTTCAAAGGCATCACACTTTCTACTTgatcagtaagtaacaaaacctgcccaATGTTTAAATGACGTCGAGGTTTCTTGTTCCCGGGCTGCTAGCGGTAGCCGTGTTGCTAACGCTGGTGTGTGCGTCAGCTATGGCCAACAGTAATGGCACACGGAAACTCTGAGATGGTGAAAAGTTATAATGTTGTCTCCCGAAGCTTTCAatgtaaaagtatttaaatcaaattttcaGATAATAAAAAAGTCCAACAACTTACCAAAGGACGGAAGAATATGGTTGATGTTCAGCCAGGCTTTGATGAAGGGGTAGATCGATATGAGCAGGCCTGGACAGCAGACAGCATTGTTAATTTtgacaaatgataaaaaaaaacactgcttcaGCAACAGTTTCCTTGGTTGGAGGGGTGGTTGTCATACTCAATACTTTTTAGGTATCAACCCAAATAACTCAGCATCAAGTACTGTCGAAACGTATCCTGTTAATCACACTTACACTTGATCATTTTTGTACCCAAACTACTATTTCTATGGTTTCGCTCGCAACCAATCACCACAAGCGCTCTTAGATTTGATGCGACGTGTGAAGACGGTGAAGTCGAGCGCGGTGTGTTTGACAGAGCCGATCAATTTGAACACTTTCgaaatgtatttgtgtaaaAACCTTTTTGGTTCACATTCCCTCTTCAGACATACCCAGCCTTAATTGTTTGAATAAATAAGAAGTAATAACAGATTTATTGTAGTATgagtgtggtttttttttgtcataatctTGACAATCAATCATATTCATTCTTTGCCCTGAAAATGTTGTGCACTGCAGGCTGTATAAAAACATATCAAATTCCACTGTGGCACAGAAGCACAAATCTAATCACTTGCATTTTCTCATTTATCGCAATCTGctaattttattttctcatacaGACATAAATTGCCTGCGAGTCACGCAAGGAGATTGAAAAACTCTGTTCTTCTTTATAGAAGTTTTCATGCTTGCAGACACGACGACCAACAATGAGATTGTTTGATCTAATAGCCTTCAGATTGTTTTTAGTGTAGCAGATACAGTGTGCGATGTTTCCTCCCGCTCAACCTGAAGTATAAAGTAATATCTGAACCGCAGGGCTTGTGTGCCTCTCAGTGGCACTCTGCTCCAATTCAACTCAGTTATTGATTTCCCATACAAGCCACAAAAGCTGGAATTAAGCCCTGGCAGGTCCTGAGGGTGGCTGTGATGCATGTATGTGCTTAAAATGTCATGAAACTGCAGAAGGAGTGAAAAGGATCTGCCGAGAACACTCTGTTCATACTCATTAGTCAGCCTATGTGTTGGAGGAGGCATCAAGGCACATAAGCCCCAAAACACATAATTAGATGCTGCTTATCTGCACAAGTGCTGCCAGAGTGAGTGTCTCTGTCAAGCCGCTGTGCACAGTTTTGATTTGCCAAATTCTTGCGTACATTAGAAAGACAGACTAATTATTGAAAGCTGATCAAATCATCGGTGAGAATACCTTTCACGTTATCAATGCCATGCTAATGCTGGCGCCTCGTATCAAACGTTCGTTGCCCTTTGCTGTTTCGTTCCTTCCAGGAAAGCAGTTTATCTTGGCAGTGCAACTAGTCAGGCTGTCAGCCGGTTCCAGTTACACTGTTGTATCAAGTGATCAAAGGGTGTGTTTTTCAAGAACGCTGGATGGAAAATGTCACAGTCCACAGAGCTTTCATCtgaatatattattttaataaaaccaGACAAAACACTGATGAGAATTTTTTTAAGCCTTGTGTTATTTTGGtttcttcattatttggtgTCTGGCAGATCTCAGTGCTGCATGCATGAAGGTTATCATTTTCTGTTCACCTCTATCAAAAGCATAAATATAGAAAATGTAGTTGTAACCTTTCCTTTCGCCACGACCCAAGCTTGCACAATGATGAAGGGgacaaaacatggaaatgacCATATAAAGCACTGTtagaacaaataaagaaatatttatttttgaaatgttttatgctTGAAAATTTAAGGATTCCTTTGTTTTCCAATAAGTCATTCACAAAGACATGCACAGTATCTTGTCATACATGGTGACACAATGTAATGTTTGTGCTCAGTTAGTCCCCAAAAGAGGTCTCCCTTGTTTAACCGCTTATGAACAAACCACTATAAAAGTCTAAAATGAGAATTTAAACAAATTTGAGAGGCGCATTGCAGCGTAATGTAAACATTGTACAGGGGATCTGAAcatttttaagaagaaaaatgtcatgaCTTTTGACAACTTGTATCAATTGCTCTCACGAAATCTGTCCTCCTGAAACCACCTCTGATCGAATTTACATAAAGCCCACAAATCAAAAGCTAGTTAACAAGTTTTCCTCTTCGGGTAAAATATGATGatgacagccacacacacacagcgtacTCCCGCCACCTACAAAGCGGAGTGTATGCTACCTATTTAATGTACAAACAAGCAGGTGTAGAAGTAGACTTGGGTTCggctttagaaaaaaaatttTCCTACAACTTTTCAAACACTCACCGAGGCCTCCCGCTCCCAGGAAGATACCTCCTACAGCATCAGCATCACACTGTCTGGACACCCCAATGATGATGCAGCCCGCCACAATGCTGAGCAGGGCCGAGCCCACCCGCAGCCCATGGTACTCCCCAACGCTGACGGGGTTCATTCAGCAGGTGGAGGCCCCCACCTgaccttcacacacacgcacacactctgtCCTTACACTGCAACCTCTGTTTCGACTTGGGCCCTCACTGCCACTGACAACTTTACTGTCATCTGCACGAGCCTCGCCCCTccctttctttcactctctctgacacagaaacactttctcTGGCAGGGCCTCTTTCTCTATTCTCCCTTGCTCAAGACGTCTCATACATCTTTAAAGACAGAGCTCTGGTTTCCATTGCCACCGAAAATGAGAGAGCATGTGCCGCTGACTCTTATGACAGCGATACGTGTCCTACAAATCTGATCAGAGCGCTCTTCCTACCAGCACCAGCATCGAGTATCACATACGCTGCGAATGCCTCGAGTGCAGTTTGGGACAAATGTCCAGGAAAACTACAAACAGCTGTGTGGCTGTCTAAAACACGTGCAGTGCGTCAAGGACTCAGAAGTGAGGCAGCAGTATGACTAcgggggcagagagagagggcgacAGAGTTAGAGTATGTGCTACTTGTGTGATTTGTCTGTGAGCTTGAAGGGAATGTGTAATGAAAGGTTCAGAGACTACTCTACGGTGGGGGCCCGAGGCCATCCATAAAGGCCTGCAGTTGCCATAGGAATAGCATATCCATGgcaacagagggaaaaagagggTAAGGACGATAAACACTGGTGAATAGGATAACAAATGAACTTTCTGGGTAGAAGAgaaacagtgacacattttctgttcgGCAGGTAAACGCCTTCTGTCTTTGTATAAAGCCACATGTCTGCATCAATTATTAATCAGTTCTTGAGAAACAGCACGTCTGTGTATGTTGTGTGCATCTGTGACATACACAGCTCATACCTATTGGATACTTGGATGGTTTCTTTCCACCAATACACCTTGGG
Above is a window of Acanthopagrus latus isolate v.2019 chromosome 21, fAcaLat1.1, whole genome shotgun sequence DNA encoding:
- the kncn gene encoding kinocilin isoform X2, which gives rise to MSLDLSGLLISIYPFIKAWLNINHILPSFGNFRVHPTPANPAPDQPIETIRREGTQSQLNLERSKSRMGTFVEGGPMAETNPEEGTSSDMPDVLSRRKLKQTPSDQDLP
- the kncn gene encoding kinocilin isoform X1 yields the protein MLLQFLLTGRELKAIKPFVCDGVLAESVRTRYCTCLGPGLLISIYPFIKAWLNINHILPSFGNFRVHPTPANPAPDQPIETIRREGTQSQLNLERSKSRMGTFVEGGPMAETNPEEGTSSDMPDVLSRRKLKQTPSDQDLP